The Silurus meridionalis isolate SWU-2019-XX chromosome 25, ASM1480568v1, whole genome shotgun sequence genomic interval AAAATCTGCACCATGAACCAATTCACAAAACACACTATTGTTCAGTTACAAGAAGCAACATAATAATACTGACTAGATCTTTAAAACCATATTGTTATGTATCTCTCTATAAATGCTTTACAGCTTCAAATGTCTAACACCAGCTTGTCTTGTCTTACCTTGTGCATGGATCAGGGACACTAATCCCCCCATGATGAGGAGCACAGCCAGCATGTCTGCTTTCAATGTAGTTTTTGTAAATCCTTGATTAAACAGATCACTGATAACGGATGAGCCTGATCGAGCCTGTGGAAGGGGCATACGTAATGGACAGGCAAACAGGTTTCACCAGGTATATCTGTAACTACACCTCTTTCAGCATACACACCCTGACGATGGACACTGCACAACAAAATCCACCTTAACTGACATGGTGGCACTGTTTACACTCAACTCAAGTTTGAAAGACATGTTTCATTCAGTGCTGACAGCAAATCAAAGACATTCTCACGATCTCACAGTTTTTTGTTACATACACttaaacattatatacatatatacacagtatataatttattttctttaataaacttAACAGACATAACTTTAAAACTACCTGCCTTGGGTACTTGTTGTCTCGCCcagatccttacacttgcccatttttcctactTTGAACATGTCGACTTTGAAAACTGTTCATTGAAAGATTGATGTAATTTACTTCACCGGTTGGCGGTTTTAATGCTGTGGGTCATCGGTGTACAGAAATGTGTCAGTTTCTACTAAAATGAATCATTTGAATCGGTTCATCACTAAGAGTCGACTCTTTTTCAGTCTGCTTGCTATACATTCTTTTTGCTTTATGCAATTTTGTAATCTTACAAGTACTATTaagttttaattgtttaaaatgataatcatacacacattataagcAAACATCATGTCCTTTCTATAACATCAttccagtgttttattccttcccAAATGCACATAAAACTGTAAATCAAAGCCCTGATTTACGTCACGCCAGAGACCTGTGTCATGTTGCTTTGCATTATACCTGAGTGCTCTCTAGTGGATGAGGATGTGAACACATTtgaaagcgaaaaaaaaaagccagtctCCGGCGCTATATTATAGGATACATCTActagtttaagtttatttctatagcactttttacaattgtctcaaagcagctttacagaacttttaGACCAACACAAACTCCTCCATGCCATTAAAcattcaaagaggtccaatgtctaAACTCTACATGAAGATGAATCcgaatggcgctggtacgtctctagatggtttgggatgtttgcgtacatctacttctttgaaggtccataatcttcattggatagagtgagagaagcagtggagaatagttaatgatattaacaagcacaagttgataaatgtgcatttgatcagatgaaTGAAGATGATCTAAAGACTATGAAATAAAGCCGAACTGTGTATCTGTTCAGTTATTAACAATCAGCTGCatgattacaaaaatatattacaataaaacatgACGGTGGATAATTTAATAAGTGCACATCAAAACAATAATTCAACACAATGAGCAGAAACTGATCTCAGACACACAGAACCTCAAATGTAATTAGGTGGGCTGATTAGGGGCAACAAGGAACAGGATGAATGATTAGTGACAggtgatgatcatgtgatcatcAGGGGTATAATGGGGACTGTATTCTAGTACTGATTTTGGCCTAATCCTGACAATGTTGCACAATATGGGCCGCATGTTAGCAGCTTTTTCTACACAAAATGTCAATATTAAAAGTATTAGCAGTGTCATGTGTTAAAGATAGCGAATGCAAATGAAGATTAATGTGATTAGGGGCCAAAAtaacacttataaagaacaataatttattctttcttaccacattatctgtgtaaagctgcttcgagacatagtccattgttaaaagcgctatacaaataaaaattgatggaaaaaattatttaaattgaattgatgTTTATTAAATCAAGAGACAAGACAAAACcaaatatggtaaaaaaaaataaacaagtgtgTGTCAGTCGATCAGCAAACAAGATCGAGAAACCAGaacgagataaaaaaaaaagggaaatcaaAACACAGAACTGATGCATGGTAAAAGGCAGAGAACAAAGTTGACTGAACGTATACTTCACATTGAGCTGAATCCTTTGAGTGGATGAGTGTGTAACTCTAAACAGGTGTGACTAATCAATATGAGGGTGATTGTGAATGTGCAAGTGTGTTCTAGGAGTTGGAATTTGGGGCAGCCATGTTTGAAAGCCACAGTGTCTGATGGGAAATGTTGTCCAAGTCCAGTATTGACCTTAACAAAGGAAATTACATATTTTTCACCCTAAATAAACCTacaaacaaaatacataatgcaaataaaaatatttgatttgttttaactACATGCTATATAGCAGTAGACATCTCCCAGtctacatcaatggaactgaggtatAGAGGGTCTCCAGCTTTAAATTCTTGaaagttcacatctctgagggtctgtcctggcaccagaacacttcagctcgAGTTAGGAAGGCACAAAAACGCCTgaacttcttgagaagtcttaAGAAACCTTATCTGTCCCCAGGGATTCTAACGAGTTTTTATCACTGCATCATCGcaagcatcctgaccaactccatcactgtatggtacggagcctccactgtgtgtgaacgcaaagccctgcaaaggctggtcaaaaccgcccgacgcatcactggcacccaactacctgctattgaacaccttcaccacagcagatgtctgtgcagagctcacaacattatcaaggactcttcacatcccagtcacaaactgtttaacctccttccatcaaaaAGGAGATACTGGAACATACGCacgacagcttttttccatccaccatcaccctactgaactctacactacatcattagatcactgtataaacactgtatataaattctGTACagttgtctatctatctatctatctatctatctatctatctatctatctatctatctatctatctatctatctatctatctacaggtTAAGGTTCAGAAATGCAATTATACTTTATTGCttgtatatacaaacacacattttatatatagccATTTAAATACACttatcagccataacattaaacttgcccatttttcctactTCCAACACATCGACTTTGAAAACTGTTCATTGTTTAGTTCATAAGTTTAATGTCATGTACTTCACCAgtcagtggttttaatgctATGGTTTGTTGGTGTCCAGAAAGAGAAACCAAGAATACAGTCAACACCAACTTTAGACATTTTGTGCATATGACTTGACCCCCTTTTTCTTTGTCCAATTTTTCACTCAAGTCAAAGGATTTTTATAAGattataaaagattttttaagatcaaacacaaaagaattcaatatataataatgtgtatgtatgtatgaaatgCAAAGCGAGGACCGGTGTAAAGTGTTGAATCTGTTTAATAAGTGTTAAACAGTTACACATAGAGGTCGTATCCAGCATTCAAATTTACACAGCATTTCcgttacaaaacaaacacaacaaaattacGCTTCGCAAacgagcaaaataaacaacagtGATAGGTATTCACgtcaaaaaagcaaaaaatatgaatattacaGCACTTCAATATGTTTTGGACCACTTCATAAGGAAAAGGcagaaagaaaatcaaagaaATCAAACCCCCTTTTCGACtacacatttacttttattgtcAAAAGCATGTTCATACACATTTAACTTAAAAAATTACAACAGACATTTATAAAATAGGAAATGAATTAAGACTTAATTCTTGGAGTCCAGAGTGAAAAAATAGTCAGACTGCAGTGATAAAAATGCTACATAGTGAAGTCAATGATAACCACACGCTGAAATATTGGCAAAAAAAGAAGGTCTGATGCTCAACGTATTTGCATATTTCTAAATGGATATTTTCGCAAGTGTGATCTAAACTTATAAGGCTAAAATATGAGTTAAAGACGAGAATAGATATGTAAACATTGTCTTCAAAAAGGAATATCAATATAAGCTTTTTTCAGATTTCTGGCTGTCACTACACGTCAATTTGAAATGTCTGAAAAGCCTGCAGTTTGATCAGATGACTGAAATGTATCGTTATATTTGAAATGAACTGACGTTACAGAGGTTTCTTTTTATGTATACCTGTAAAACTTCAAAACTTCAGTACTCCAGGAGTTCGTAACCGTATAGAGTAAATCGAAGCGTTGTTTCCTTTCGTGTCCAAACaaactgtaaacatttttattttcacgttgtgtgtttgtgtaatggTGGCGCGATGGAGGGGGCGGAGTTTCTAGACAAGTCTCAGTGGTGATACGTAGTACCGTTCCATCGATACCAGGATCTGGAAGTAAAGGGAGCACGGTTTAAGTCACATTCGCTATCATGGCCATCGCATTGAGTATGTATACGCTTGTATCCTCGTCACTCAttgtacacctgctcatttcTACAAACAGTTTGAATCAAATTGAAAGCCAAGAGCTTTGGGTTCATGTACAACCATCAGAATCGTGCTTTTCAGCTCATCATGGATTTTAAAGAGTGGTTGTTGAAGCTGTTGAAGCCTTCTGGTCAGTTTTTCCATTAATAATAACTGACTCCAACCCAACCAGCCTGTCCATTGACCATCACTATGAGAttgtttcctttcattcttaTGTTCTTATGAGCTGAAACTAAATCTGCATGAATTATGGttctgccacatgattggctgctTAACTATCTGCATGACTAAGCAGGTTTTTGGATACATGCTACGttaatatacaccgatcagacatAACTTTATaatcacctgcctaatattgtgttggttccccttttgctgaAACTGTCCTGACccatcaaacattaacagcattaacttcttcagcaatttaagctactTGTCTGCATCAGTTAGCCTCGGCCgcacatgaccctgttgccatttcaccactgttccttccttgtttctgaccactgcagacatcCCACAagtgctgcagttttggagatgctctgaatTGTCTAGCCATCCCAATTTGGCCcgtgtcaaactcgctcaaatccttacgcccatttttcctgcttctaacacatcaaatttgaggacaaaatgttcacttactgcctaataaatcccacccactaacaggtgccatgataaataGATAATCGGTGTTATATATGTTAATCGCTTCACTGcccataatgttataatgccataatTGTATGCCTGATTTGTGTATATAGTGGAAAATTGCCAATGGTTTACCCTGTGGGATTGTAGGATTGATTGACCCCCTGTGATGTCAGAGGACTGGAGGATGTCGACAGAGTGTTGGGAGAAGAGCCACGACTCGGGCTGTTAGGAGACGAGCTGCTTGACactgcaatagaaaaaaaaaacactcctcaCTTACTTCACCGATCACCAAATATGAATtagtttgaataaaaatgtgtgggCAAAAAACCCATCTCACCACCTCCTGAAGCAAGAGGACTGAAAGGTCGGCTAGATGCAGGCTGGAATGAGAAACGATTTGCGTTACTATGTGTATAGATGTACAATGTCCTAAGGTACAATAAGTCTCAATTGTGATGCTCTTTGGCTAATCCATATCTGGGATTTTATCGAAGGTGGTAGTGATGCAAGTTGATGGAAAGATTAAACTCACCAGTCTGGCATTGTAGTTGTGTGATTTCATAGGCGAGGTGGAGACTGGGCAAAAgattcttttctccttctgtcGTCGGTTACAGAACCAGACTCGCACCACTTCCTTTTCCATCGACAGCTGCTCCGAGATCAGGGTGATCTCCTCCGAGTTCGGTTTGggattctaaaaaaaaaaacaaggcacaCTTATGTTGCAGCTAAAATCGGTTATGACTTGCCAAAACTTGAGCTCACTCCCTGAAAATTTCACTTAATTACAGGTTGGCATTGGGACATTCTGGCTTTACTCGATCGAATCACTCACATCGAGAAAGCGTTTCTCAAGTGTGAGCTTGATGTTGGTCTCGATActtgttctcttttttctcttcctcccaTATCCTTCCATCAGGGGTGGTAAGGTTGCAGGATTGGCCATCGAATCCGAGGGTGAGTTTTCTAAGGGCGGGCAAAGTACAAACGGTTAAAACACTGGTATCTAATCATAAATTGTTGATATTTCCGACACTGGATCATGTATGTATTTGTTCACCTGCATCACTGAGCCACTTCTCCAGCAATGGTTTGAGCTTGCACATGTTCTTAAAGCTGAGATTGAGAGCCTCAAAGCGGGAAATTGTGGTTTGACTGAAATCATTTCCATAGAGCTTGCCCATAGCTAAACCCACATCGCCCTGAAAAGTAGAGCCATCCGATTAACATCTCATTTAATATTCTTACACTTGTTCTTAAAGACTGGCAATAAAATCTTCTCTGGGGCCGGTTTATTTACAAAAAGGTTAATTTGATTATGTAGGTTATTGCCTGTGTGAAGCCCAGCTTGATGCGTCTTTGTTTGAAGGATTTCGcaaactgctccagctcctcCAGGTCACTCGGCTCGTCCTGCTGCGAAGCTCCCACATGCTTAGGCACCTGTAAGTGAGGCATGTCCAAGTGTGCATCCATGGACGACCCGGCCAAGCCTGTTCGACCCATCGCCTGTGCGGAATAAACACTAAAGatcagataaatagataaatagaagTTTTCAATCTGGTCCATGGGAATCCCCCAGCCAGGTAGCATTGTTCTAATGTTCCGGGTTTTTGTCACAAGCGATTACAAATCAAGCAAGTAAGAGTCATGAGCTACTCTAATATCCAGAGTGGACAGGAGGACCGGACTGGAATAATGATTGAGTTGTATTGTTTACCTGAGGCGTGAGGGCCAGTCCAGGCTGGTGCTGCAGGAGACTAGGCTGGGACTGAGAGGGCAGAGACAGGAGATTCGGCTGCAGTAGTGCTATAAGGCAAAAATAAGGCACAATACATATAATGAGACAAATTGCTTTTATTGTACATTACATACCAATGCTAACGGatgctcgattctgattggtcaggaactttcgattcattttctatagtttttatgttcatgaaaaaaaggttttgatcAGTGCACTCATTTGAACatgttttcatttctatagaaaaagtaataaaacaacTTGATATTATTTAAGAATTTCGTTTATTTTAGAAGCCTATGTAACAATCCTATATGACAAGCTGCTACACTGGATTGCGACAAGCTCTGTAACAGGTTTTGGAGCATTCCAACACATGAAAAtccccatttttttattttcaccattttgatataaaaaaatagagaagCTAATAAGGAagtgactgtttatagctgctgcgCTGTGAgagataacaggaactaacttgtatCAATgacgttccacaacattaaacgTTGCTACAAACAACTGCTCCAAACGGACGAAGTGCACAACGTACAAAGCGTTTGTTAACAACTAAAAAACTGTAACATTTATAGAacgaaggagtctccagtatcagtacTTCgtaacgtttttattttttgtctgttttattaacaaagagaaaaaaataaagaggttGATAAGGAAACggaaatgaggatgggttcccttttgagtctggttcctctgaaggtttcttcctcataccatctcctGGGGGGGGGGGTAAAATTGATATTTGCAACTTTTTCAATTCCGTTCAACTGCTTAggaataatgtttaatgttaaaattgCTATACAAACACAATTTCATTGCATTGGATTGATTGGATATTTTGTGCTTTAATGGATAACACACACATTGTCCAGTCAGAATACCATTATATAAATAGAATTGATACTCAGTGACTGAATATGATGTAAATGTCTGACCTTGGTGTCCGGTTTGAGGCTGGGAGAGGAGGAAAGGCGAAGATGAGGAAAGGTGTGAGCCGGACATGAGGACCAGCTGGGGAAGTGGGTGCAGCGATGGCATTTCCTAGAAACACATACGATCAAATAAAGCATAACATTTCATCCATGAGGCGACCGTATGAGCTTATTTAGCATATGATCTGTGGTAGAGGTGTTCATGGCGTACCCCGGGCAGCTGCCCTGTAGGAGCTGGTGAACCCTGCGTGAGGTGACATGTCTTATGCGATGAGGCAGAGTGAGGGGAATCGTTCAGGTCCTCTGTCTTTATCTAGAAAGCCGGAAGTTAGATTAGGACTAAGTTGCAGATTCCTACACAAGCAGTGGTGCGGTTAAATTTCTGACAGGAGAAACTAATATTTAACTCTGGCCTTTATGGttccctatttttttttatttttatattagacCTTAAACTATTTATTACTACATTGGATTATGTTTGTGTAATAGCCTGAATAAGCATCACATGTACGCTGGTGTCCGTttttgtgcgtgcgtgtgtgtgtgtgtgtattcacacCAAGGCTGTATAACTTGTTCAACTGGAGGGAGCTTTTGAAAAACATTCCTTCCCTGCCCTCAGGCTAGAGCATATGCAAATGGGAACCTAAGGCTAGTTCCTGTACATGGGGCGCAGTAAAGTCCTCTGCATAGCATTACAGGAGAATAAAGGGGCCAACGAAAACATATAATTAATTAAGGTTCATTATGACTGACATGACAGACCGatcataatttattattattataatttttttttttttttttacaaaactacAGTTAAGAAGTACATGGACACCCAAGACGGAacgatttaatatttaatagacgattaatattcatatttaccTGTCTTGTGAAGTCAATGCCATTTTGTTCGATATCTGCAGAAAGAATGGAGTATAGGTCAGCAATTACACAATGCattcaaaaattattttgccACATTTTATAGGCTGTccttatcaaaaaaaaaagaaaactcataTATTCTGTAACTACTAAATAGTGAACGTCTTAATTCCTGCCATTGGGTCTTAATTCATTGGGTCTTCTTGGGGTCTTTTGTGTTACGTTTTACCATTGTGGACGCCGAGTTTTGTGAAGGCCTCAGACGAGTTCAAAGGTTGTTAGGTCCAGGTAATCTGTCCTGATTTGAAATTCAAATAAGGCAGTGTAAGGCTGTGGTTAGCGCATCAGTGCTCGCTCGTCCCTGCGCTATGGAAATCGGCGCTCCTCCCCGAGCCAAACTTCCAGTATGGAAATGAAGCGCCCATGCAAATGGGAACGTATCCATGACAACCTTTCGCAAGCCCTCATATTTGAATGTTTACAAACCCCCAGGTGCATCGCCGGTTCATTCTTTTCTCTGTCAAAAGTCTTTCTCTCGCATAAACATGATGGACACAATAGAATCAGAAGTAGGAAAGTTTATCGAAACCAATATCAACAATATCACATTAATGAAGTTAAATATAAAAGACGAATCCCTACTTATTATTCAAGATTACTTTATTAATCAGCATCCTGTTTGCAAAACTTTTTCGGAAAATGAATATCGAGTTTTTTCGTAATTAGCATTACCCCCCCATTTTTAGTATGCACATGTCCTACtcttgtggagagcaacaataaTCAAAACATCTCAGCTAACTTTTACGCTTCATTAAACACTCCCTCACAGTTCCCAGTAACAGCAAACAACTTTTCGCTTTGCTGACTCTGAGCTGAATTAACTCTGTGATAAAAAAACTTGCAGTATTGCAGCAGACTCCTTCAGGTTACAACCAAGAAACAATGAGCTTTTTCTAGGATTAGGACAGGAGCAACAACAGCCTGAAAGTCTGGTGCCAAATTTAGccattctattaaaataaacactttcttaACATTAAAATGTGTAGTGGTGTGTTTTCAGCTTGGACCATAATTGTTAGGATTTCAACAACTCGAATGTAACTAAAGACACGAATCCAAATATTgtatgatttgttcatttttatctctCAAGTGAGAAATGAAACAATAAATTTGATTGTAGCTACAGtatatcttattttattatcattatagtTTGTGTTCGATTGTTATAACCAGGAATCGTTTTATTCCTCGTCGTATTTCTTATCCGAGGTTATAATTCTAGTACCATTTTTGGTGTATATGTAGCAATAATATTCGCATTTTGTAGTTGTTGTAGCTacttatatagttataattatgTTTCGAAATACAGTTTGTGgtttataatgattataatatatattttaatgatatatttgtttgttggtCACAAATCATAGTTTAATTCTAGTTCTGTGAGGCTCAGCAAGAAACTTCCCCCAGGACCACGAAACACCATAAATGAACACAAGATAATGCAAAACAACTACGACTTTTTCCAAAAAAGTGCACGTTTGCAAATGTGTGCAAAAGTCGTAGCTAGAATTCGATTTATAAATCCTATTacaggtgtgtttttttattataatgcactTATAACCCCAGAATTCACCcagataattataattatatttttgatatGGTTATTGTGATAGTCAATGTTATCATTGTAGTACTAGTTATAGTTATAAGTTTaggtataaatataattttcataGGTCGAGTTGTTGTTATTTAGTGTataatgaaattgtatttagaGTAAAAGGTAATTTTCAAAGTTCTTAGTTCTCATTTTTGTCATCTAGCTGTATATTTTATAGTGGAAATTTAGTAGTCAACAGTGGAAGAATTTAGAGGTGAATGTAGTAGTAAAGCATTAACAGGATTATAAGTCGCAGTGTCtaattataactatatacaggtggaaaattaaacaaaactaTACGACAAtgtctttaaaaacaaattataactCTGACTAAAGCAATACCTTTTACTATAACTATA includes:
- the pou2f3 gene encoding POU domain, class 2, transcription factor 3 isoform X2 → MSTEAVEQRDPQHEHADIEQNGIDFTRQIKTEDLNDSPHSASSHKTCHLTQGSPAPTGQLPGEMPSLHPLPQLVLMSGSHLSSSSPFLLSQPQTGHQALLQPNLLSLPSQSQPSLLQHQPGLALTPQAMGRTGLAGSSMDAHLDMPHLQVPKHVGASQQDEPSDLEELEQFAKSFKQRRIKLGFTQGDVGLAMGKLYGNDFSQTTISRFEALNLSFKNMCKLKPLLEKWLSDAENSPSDSMANPATLPPLMEGYGRKRKKRTSIETNIKLTLEKRFLDNPKPNSEEITLISEQLSMEKEVVRVWFCNRRQKEKRIFCPVSTSPMKSHNYNARLPASSRPFSPLASGVSSSSSPNSPSRGSSPNTLSTSSSPLTSQGVNQSYNPTGSWYRWNGTTYHH
- the pou2f3 gene encoding POU domain, class 2, transcription factor 3 isoform X3, with translation MSTEAVEQRDPQHEHADIEQNGIDFTRQEMPSLHPLPQLVLMSGSHLSSSSPFLLSQPQTGHQALLQPNLLSLPSQSQPSLLQHQPGLALTPQAMGRTGLAGSSMDAHLDMPHLQVPKHVGASQQDEPSDLEELEQFAKSFKQRRIKLGFTQGDVGLAMGKLYGNDFSQTTISRFEALNLSFKNMCKLKPLLEKWLSDAENSPSDSMANPATLPPLMEGYGRKRKKRTSIETNIKLTLEKRFLDNPKPNSEEITLISEQLSMEKEVVRVWFCNRRQKEKRIFCPVSTSPMKSHNYNARLPASSRPFSPLASGGVSSSSSPNSPSRGSSPNTLSTSSSPLTSQGVNQSYNPTGSWYRWNGTTYHH
- the pou2f3 gene encoding POU domain, class 2, transcription factor 3 isoform X1, which translates into the protein MSTEAVEQRDPQHEHADIEQNGIDFTRQIKTEDLNDSPHSASSHKTCHLTQGSPAPTGQLPGEMPSLHPLPQLVLMSGSHLSSSSPFLLSQPQTGHQALLQPNLLSLPSQSQPSLLQHQPGLALTPQAMGRTGLAGSSMDAHLDMPHLQVPKHVGASQQDEPSDLEELEQFAKSFKQRRIKLGFTQGDVGLAMGKLYGNDFSQTTISRFEALNLSFKNMCKLKPLLEKWLSDAENSPSDSMANPATLPPLMEGYGRKRKKRTSIETNIKLTLEKRFLDNPKPNSEEITLISEQLSMEKEVVRVWFCNRRQKEKRIFCPVSTSPMKSHNYNARLPASSRPFSPLASGGVSSSSSPNSPSRGSSPNTLSTSSSPLTSQGVNQSYNPTGSWYRWNGTTYHH